The region TTGCATCTCTATGATGGGCTTTAGAGTCTTTGTGGTGGATTCTGTCCATTTTTACACCTTCTGATCtgattttggtaatttttcatctctttgtgatagttttcatgtttttttttttacctttttgtgtctctgtggtcatttcctgtctctttccGGTGACTTTGCTTCTCATTTTGGCcaatttgcatctctttttggcTTTGCATATGCGTTCGGTCATCTCTCATctcattttagatgttttgtgtATCTATGATGGGCTTGACAGTCTTTGTGGTTGTACTGTGCctgtttttggttatttcagctctctttgtgtttattttgtgtctctgtggttcatttctgtctctttgttgtgtgtttatgtcctTCTGGccatttttaacacatttctgggcattttgtgtatctttttgcTAATTGTGCGTGTGTTTCCGGTTGGTTTTCGtctgtttttagatgttttgcaTCGCTGTGATGAGTTTAAAAGTCTTTGTGGTGGGATCGTGTctgtttttagactttttaaaatctgattttggcagttttgcatctctttgtgataatctgcatcttttttttgaccaatttatgtctctttgtggtcattttatgtgtttttctggtGGCTTTCCATctcttttttcatcattttatgtattgttttggTAGTTTTGCAAATGTGTTTGAGTGTACATTTGGCGTCTCTTTGATGGTTTTGAGAgtcaaaatacaacaaagctTTCTTTTAAACTGCCTTGGTACAACAGAATGAGATGAGTCgatcatttttacttttacaacCTCCAGCGTCTCCTGTAACGTTTTAAAGCACAGAGACACGGTGGTTGGTGGAATTGGCAGTGGGCGGGGTCAGCCCAGCCGGAGgtgagctgtgattggctgagcagcATGTCTGTCAGTCCAGCGGTGGGACTGAACAGACGCCTCAGTGGGACTGAAAATCGAGTCGACCTGCAGCTGAAAGAAGCCGAAACGTGAGCAGGATGggctccagcagctccagcacgGAGCGCATCCCAGACGCCCAGGAGCTCATGCAGGAAACCGGCTGTGAGTGCAGATTTATTTGGCTTTGGTCgcctgttttttccttttctttttttttttggaaaatctgcAGACGAGGGGGAGTTTGTGTAAAACTAGGAGGACAAGGGGAGACTAGATTAGCTGCAAATGATGGTAAATAACGGAGTGTGTATCAGCGTGGACAGCTGCTTTATCTCCAGGAGCTTCTCATGGTTTTATCTGAACGCTACAGCTTCTTCTCTACTCTGACAtcgttgttgttggtgttgattaaaatatatttacagcaaTAATACACTTAGTTAAAACAAATCCTTTCAAAGCCACTGTTTATTCACACTTTACTTCATatgtgctgcagctgtgtttaattgtttttgccttttaagaaataaataattagcaTGAAACATATTATTAAGATGATactttacacacaaacaaaaacaatctgtgcacacttttattcattttggggttttttaaatgtctttttagggtttgttttgtgtcacagtttgaacattttacatctttttggtGTCCTTCAGTGTCACTTTGTTTGTCCTGTCTTTTTAGGggtttttgtgtcatatttttgggctttttttaaaCCTCTTTTTAGGGTCGTTTGGACTCACCTGTACTGCAGAGGGATTGGCTGACTCATTTTAACGTCATTTAGTGTCCTGTTAGTGAacattttacatctgtttgtggtgtttttgtgtcacggTTTAGTTCTTTACGTCTTTTTAGGGtcgttttgtgtcccatttttgtttttctacgtCTTTTAAGGATAATTCTGCGTggcattttatacattttccaTCTTCTTAGTGTTATTTTGTGGGGACATTATTGTGTTTACGCAGCCAAACTATGGGGCCTTGACTTCCTTATGGGGACAACATGCAAATCCCTGTAAGGTAAATTCTTAAATAGTAAACTGAAGACTTGTTTTCTGGTTAGAACAGCCTGTAGCACATGTGGCGTGCTCTGAAGTGTCTGTGTTGTAtctccagtgtgtgtttgtggcgtcAGTCTGATAGCAGCACACTGAGGCTGGTTGAACTCATCCTCTGTTGTTTATCTTTGTCCACATGCTGAACCGTCCTTGCTGACACTGACATCGTGGACGTTGTTCAGCAGATAACGGTGACAGATAGCTGTTTGCTTTACgacagctgcttctgtttgtCCTCTGCAGAAAATGACTTTCTCCGTCAGTTTTAGCCTTCGAGTCCGTCACTTCTCTGggttaattaaatttaaaggaCCATCCCGctggttttgcatgttttaacttgTTAATAGATCCCTAGTGATAAAGACTGTAAACAGTGCTGCATAAATGGACGAACATGCACTGTCTATACCACTGTTAATGTTAAATATTCTACATGCAAAGCCACCCCCACAGCTTTCAGCACTGTCCTATTACTTTCTTCCAATGCAAAGGCCTACAGAAAGAGTTTTAAATAcacattcagtgttttctgtattttctacattatagattaatactgaaggtTAAcgcttttttgtttacaacccAATTCCAtgtgttcttttatagttttgatgtcttcagtattaatctgcaatgtataaaagaattaaataaaaatgtgtgtccAAACGTTGTACtggtagtatatatatatatatatatatatatatatatatatataaaaagccTAGAAAACAGCTCAGAAGGTACAATAAATTTATCAGATGAGTTTAAGAAGATAGGTCTTAACGTCTGGCATTCAAATGCTAAATAgctcaaatatattttttaaaaatatggaaacCAACTGATAAATGATTTTTAGCTTCCAACTAAAGGTAAGATTTTagagtttattttaaaatgtttggcATTTCTCAACACTGCAATACGTTGCTGTTACAAACACTAATACTTCTCTCAGACTGACATGAAGCACCGTCCAGAATGACGTGATTTTAAccgatgttttattttatttacacgATGAGCTGATGATTCTGTCTGTTCCAGTCTCTGCCGCCCACCTCGTCCGTCTGTACGAGAGGTTTGAGTTTCTGGACAAAGACGACAGAGGAGAGCTCAGGTCGGTGCATGGACATGTcagaaaaacattcagcatTAATAATGGTTCAGACAGTTTGAAACACCACAGTAAAACTTGGTGGAGATGATCTGAAGACATCTGTTTAAACATGATCTGCATGACTGAAAGCAAAGGTCTGCATGGAgctataaaaagaaaagctgcatgTTACGCTTTACAGGGGATTTATTCCTTCTCTTTGAGCATTTCTTTAGAGATTTATGAGAAATGTTGACAGCACTGCACCAAAGTTTTGTTTGCCAACATCTGTAGAGCTGGACCATCCCAGATTGATCTTGTAGCAGGATGAGTCCAAACATCCAGCCAGAGCCATAAACACCAAGTCTAAGACCATTAGTGAATAAGTTGAAAACCAGTGGAAATCACTTGTGAAACCAGTCTGAAAACAATCTAAAACTGATCTGTAATCACATCTGTCACAGGTCATAAAACAAAGTCTGAAATCAGTCCAAAATTTGTTGAAACAAGTCCTAAACCAAGtcggaaacaaacaaaatcagtcGGTTACTATTTGGAAAAAGTTCTCAATGAAGTCCAAAGTCAAGCCcaaaattagcaaaataaaTTTCAAACCAAGCCTGAAACAAGTCATAAAACCAAGTGTGAAACCAGTCCACAATCAATCTGCAACCAGTCCAACACAATGTCTAATAAACAGTCTgaaactagtccaaaaccagtctaaccAGCTAGAAACAAGGACGTCCAAAACCATCACTGAATTAGTTGAAAATCTCaaacaagtccaaaaccagtctgaaactagGGTCAAACGATCTAAGCTTAGTCTAAAActataacaaaaaacaatgtgaagtcattctgaaactAGTTCgtcacaaaacataaaacaaggtCTGAAATCAATCTAAAACAGTGCAAAATTAGTTTGAAACAAATCCAAACCAAATCTGAAGCTAGTCTGAAACAAACTCCAAAATCAGTCtgaaattatctttaaaaaaaaagattcacaatcaAAATCCACGGTTAAACCCAAAATCACCTAAATTGGTTTGAAACCAGGCCTACACCACATCTGAAACTAGTCCTGAAACTCGTCAGAAACTAGTCCTGAAACTAGTCATAAAACCAGGTGTGAAACCAGTCCAACACAAAGTCTAATGAACAATCTGAAATGAGTCCAAAGCCAACCTTTAACTAGTTAGAAAAGTCCAAAGGAAGTCCAACATAAGCCCAAAACAAGCTGTTGGTCAAAATGATACTGCTTCAataccagtctgaaaccagccaCAAACCATGTGAAACCGGTCCAAAGCCAATCTGAaacccatttttaaaaaactgtggtGATTTCTCCATCATCCTCCAAAACTGTGTTTAAAACTGGTCTTAAAGATGTCTGCCAAATCCAGAAGAGTCCGCCAACAACAACTCTGTAAGTTGTTAGCAACTGATAGCGTCTTATGTTATTAATAAGAACTGAACTGTTTCCAGAGTTTGATTGTTTTAGCTGCAGATTAAtgtcctaaaagctgttttcgtctgtttgtgtctcaggCTGGATGATTTCGAAGCGGTTTCAGAGTTAGCCATGAACCCCATCGGAGACAGAATCATCGGAGCCTTTTTCTCTCCGGGGTACAGatcagctgtttttgtgtttccctttTCATCTGGGCAGCCTCTGGTTTCAGGAACTGATTAGAGACACAATGTACAACATCTTTCAAACATCCTGTAGTTTGACTTACGAGTCTTTGGACCTGACAGCAGTAATATTTCAGAACCTGTTTGTTTGTCAGGAAATGTGAATCGCTTCCCTTTCCTCTCGCTCCCTCTGCAGACGAGAAACGGTGGACTTTCCCTCCTTCGTCCGGATTCTGGCTCATTTCCGTCCGACCGACACAAACCGAACCAGAAATGGAAGAAACGGGGCACAGCCAGAACCGGCCAACAGCAGGACCAGTAAACTCAAATGTTAGtccagtttgtttgttgtgCACTTGTGGTTCTGACACATTTAACCCTCATCCACCAATTAAAAAACCATCTGTGTGTTCAGTTGCTTTCCAGCTTTACGACCAGGACAGAGATGGAAAGGTTTCCAGAGAGGAGCTTCTTCAGGTCTGTAGCTGTTAAACTCTTTCTGCACTCACAGGCTTTGATATGATTCCATTTCTGCATTAATCTACATCTTTGCATCAACTTATGCCTTCTCcacattacattttaatttggaCATTTTCCTAAACTGATAGAGTCTCTGTCGAAACAAAAAACTGTCCACACAactgtcatttttcaaaatatctaCATGcgtacagaaacacaaacaccacgAGAACAAGAATCTGTCATTTtagtgtttctgtaaaaaaaaaaaaaaaacccaaagtagttcaaaacaaaatccaaagtCACATCCAAGACTGATAAGAAAACTGGACCAAAATCAAGTCAAATATCAGTCCAAAACCACTTACAAATCCAAAACCACTTACAAATCcaaaatcagcctgaaactaaGTCCAAAGTGAATCTAAAACAAATACAAGACCAGTCCAAAACTAGACCAAGACCAAGCCCAAATACCACTCTGAAACTAGTCAGAAACCGGACTCAAAACCTGTTCAAAACCTAGTCTGAAACCAAGTCCACAACTACTGTAAAACTAGTCTGAAACTTGACCCAAACCAAGTGCAAAACTGGTCCAATATTAGTCCAAAGTCCTGCCCAAAACTAGATCAAAACCAAGTCTACAACATGTCTGAAACAAGACCCAGAACAAGTTTAAAACCAGGTAGTTCAGAACCAGTTCAGAACCCAGCCATGTGTGACTTCAAATACGAGAAAACACACCCAGTGAACTGTGCACACATTTCCTCTATTAATCTGCAGAAACTCTGACTTTGGAAACCTATTTTAATATGCTCAAAGAAATCCTGAAGGTTCTGGTTTCAGTAGGAGTTACAGGATGGTATAATCAGGCATCATCTGCATAGAAGTGAACTGAAAACAAATGGGGATGGTACCACAGATTGTTCAGTGATTGGCTGGTGCTGGCAGGTGCTCAGGATGATGCTGGAGATGCAGGTGACGGAGGAGCAGCTGCAGAGCATCGCTGAACGGGCCATTCAGGAGGCCGACCTGGACCGAGACGACGCCATCTCCTTCGACGAGTTCAAAAAGGTGAAAGGCTTTCAGAGGAGAGTGTTTCCTGCTTCAGTGTAATCCCAGAAAATCAGAGTTAGCagtttcaatgtttttgttttgcatcttccCCGTTAAATATCtgaaaagatgtttttgttttcagtcgcTGGAAAAGGTTGACATAGAGCATAAGATGAGTGTTCGCTTCCTGGAATAAAGACGCAGAGCTGCTGGCGAGAAGATGAAGTCTGAAATGTGGAATGAACCAGGATTTAAAAAGCGATGGGATCCTGGTTTGCAGGACTGGAAGTGAACATGGACCAAACGAAGAAGAGATGAGCTGAGCTGCTGACTTTAGCAATGGAAACGACACGCTGTGTAGAAGAGTGGCTGCCAGAAAAAGCCAGACCAAAGCATCAGGATCGCCCCCTGGTGGCCGGATTCAGTTCTGCCTGCTTCATTTGAGCAGAGGACATGGGTCAAACTCCAAACATAAACCTTCCTGTATCGTGTCTTCACAGCACTTTAGGAGTCACATTTCTATTAGTACAAGGTCTAATGTTTCTCATCAGTTTGGTTTTAATTGGTTTTCATGCTAGCTTAAGAATATGAAGCGTTGTGTAGCTTACTGCTGCTGTAGTtcctgaaaatatttaaaaatatttaccagatttttttaaaatacaacttttcagggaaacttttaaggaattattgtaattttctttctgaaggtttttcaaattttcagaaatttggggattttttttttttttgctgaatttttggattttcttcagacaaggaagcaatatttgtTGGTGCCCGTAAATTGAAGTTTGAAGTTTACTAATGGAACGCCCCTTGAGATGTAGCATCTCGTTTTCGAGGGggtccataaacacacacatatataaacacaatttacaatgacacacacacacacacacacacacacacacacacacacacacacacacacacacacacacacacacacacacacacacacacaggacagacaTGCTCCTTTGTTCCCTCACCCCCCAATCCTCAATGAATTCTAAAACAGGTGCCACCAACTCGGTGCCAATGAGGCCAGAAAGCCTTTTagagatgtttgtttgtttatttgtctgtcttactccttttttttcctttccttccttctttctcctttttctcctcttccctTCTCTCCTTTcccctttttccttttttatttccttccttcttcCCTTCttttccccctccctcccttttttttctctccttccttcctcttcttccccttcccttccctttCCCCTTcttaaatgaggacagcaggagggttcaTGCTTTGTGCATAACGTGCTGCTCAGGTGGACGTTCTCTCTGTTTAAAACACACCTGCCTCAGGATGATGTGATGTATGTTGTTTTCTAACAGGATTAAATAAAACTTGATGGAATAGAAGATAAGGAGTCAGAATGCTTCGCTGCAGTTCTTTCAGGCATTGTGTGTTCTGATGATAGTTTTTAATACTGCCGTAAATGAGAGGGATGGATTCCAGTTTATAGAAAAGATTCAGATTTGGCTCAgtggttgttgttttaaagGAGTTGCATAAACAACAGTGCTTTGATTTAATAGAAATAAGTAATGTTccatctgcagctgcttttattgctGCTGATTCTATCCTCTTGCTGCTGATTGGTCGGCTTCCCTCTGGCTGTAAACTGCAGGACTTCCAGCTAAACGGGACGAATGAAGAATGTTCAGAAACTGTCTGATCGACTCATAATTTGGTGAGAACAGGTGAGGACatgctttgcttccacagaaGGTCAGCTCATACAGAACTCATTTTGGTGTAATATCCAGGTTTaaacagcagggggcagcattCAGTCAGTAGGGTTGATGAGTGATTAGcagattttagacattttgatctcctccttccttcctcatgaagctcatccagagaatgccttTGGCCAtatttgaagaatctaaaatatgaaacatgttctgacttatttcacactttaatgtttattacataattccatatgtgttcattcatagttttgaggCCTTCAGTGAAGATCTACagtgtaaatagtcatgaaaatgaagaaaaatcactaaatgagaaggtgtgtccaaaccaaAGACTGCCAGTGTAGATTAATTTCTATCTGTTGATCATTAACCACCACTGAGACAGCAGCAGTTCAGACTGTAATAATGTTATTGATCCGTTATGACTGATCAGCTGGGACCTGCAGTTAACAGTTAACTAATTGATGATGCTGACTAACCTGACTTTTCATCCATGTTAGCACTAAGTGAGGAAACGTAGcctgagatttacagaacaactttctgtttccatcagaGGCTCCAGTCTGATGttaacttacagtaacttcactgcTTTAGATGTGATACTGTCCAGATGTCTGCAGTCTGTGGTCACAATcagcctgtaaaatgtgctcttattgtgaaagtctgcctgctgcttcctcacaggtggagtcctgactggttccaggaaACAGATCAACTGTCTGAGTGTCCAGGAGTGGACTGtaaactttcttcttcttcagcgctttgaataaagtgtaagtttgctttgtttgctgctttaagttcagtaatgttgctgtttgtttctgctctgtcatgtttctacgtgttcacttcttatttcaccacaaactctggatcactgctgtttaaacatgaTCAATATGATTATTAGCTTATTGATTGACTGCAATCAGTCAATATTTCTATTAGATTATTGATTGACTTGAATcagtttgatgagctgctggtgtttttgtttcttcagaatcaggcgtaaactaaccgtgacgtcacccgttggtttcaacggcgagaaaatgaagcccggattttgctacttcctggtcgccattttggattttttggagccagtgacgtaaaaagcgtcatcaaacagactggaccggagagcaactaggggcaggattggctgaggactctcttatcccgcccacattttaccgcagaggcttctgttgctgtctatcaagtatagccacgccccctggctccgccaactttaacgatttatttaaaattcagtattgatttattttaagatcggccacctgatctctcattttgaccatgaaaactaacgggaaaaaaatcctgagctgtagaacatcagtctatcaaattttattttttccaaaaatgaattggggtctatggagcaaaagctttttggagccaaccctagcggacggcgtgatattgcaagtttttgacacttccgggttagcttcaattctggagccagatgctacgtccattatatatagTCTATGGTCTGAATACAAACTGCGTCATGTCTTTCTACTTTGGGTTTCTctgtgagtctctgcagctccatgactccatctgctggactgattgtagaagtgcagcagctgatcttttccaggaggatctgagtggatgaatgatgtttgtttcctgtgaaggtagaaagtgtgtgtgagctgctgtgagttgagcatcatggatgagtgtgaggacagagaggagggagtccctccctctaaaagctctctgtgtggggaacaggagaagcagagcaaagctcagaggtgagaccaccatctctaactgtccaggactctgctgcatgtcagagccGATCTCCTGGAGACAGCGGAAGGGCGCACTCTGAGCCGGGTCTGGAGAAATCAGATGGTCTCCAGACCCAGCTCAGAGTGCGTCCTTCCGCTGTCTCCAGGAGATCAGATATTAACATCTTCTGTAAATAAGTTATCGTGGCAGTTTCATCACAACGCTGGGCGGGGACTGTACTGTaactttcactcatttttttgaacCACCGAGCCTCCAGGGGGCATAACTGTCTCgggtgttgttgttttttttgttcttcatgacaacttgttttGCCTCTGATctggtggaaactccagaaactcgggaaaacccgtcgagactcggattttcgaaaaacttgtcgggcgggggaaggtgtggtgggcagTGGGGGAGTAGAAGCGGGCAGTGGGgggtagaggggggaggccgccactcctctcccctcccactctccaccctgactccacccagactctgccttggctccacccatgtggtcactttattaggaacagaaacttcgatgtcaaagggacgacgagtttatttctttttatctgatctgtagctcagtgagttaagggtttgtctatggagctgcaggttgatGGTTCAAGACCAGTCCCTTGTTAAATTTTCTGTAAAacttaaagacagaaagaacaatgccagtggtgggtcttgaacctgctaccttccacttggtagtctctcttcttaccccctaAGCTACTCACTCAGACACTAATTCTTCTTTATTTGCGCATATAtcttctattttttgtcattttcgggtttttttttaaacttttgtctCGACTcaaccgtttttctcaggaggttggacttcagcctttgtgttgGAGGATTGAACCCTCAGTtcagactttccaaagcctccacacctccccagtcctcaggacctgagctttcacacagtctgagggatGAAAtgttctaagtcccacagtagagctctgttagatttaactttcagacagtccaaggactgaaatCTTCTGagttcctgagtagttcactgttagtttgaaccttcagacagtctgaggactgaagttttaaaagtttctcagtacttctgtgttagtttgaactttgtggtgaacagaagccttaaaacttgtgaccatgagtcttgagttcacatttagaccatccatctgagttcttctcagaccttcacctgtgggttctttagaaatcctgaacaaactttgattgtcttcactgaacagtaaagtttgtggagatcagaaggtaacattagtttgatcgatgccttcaactactagtagactttatctggaaagcagttttctgaaatgagctcttagtaaatctgtccacagtcaaaccaagaacacagaaagaggaaatgtttgaagaaacaacttgatgttttcatttcagactagaaaacgctttaagacctttatctgtttttgctctttttcatcgttttatcgtctcttctgtttaatttgatcttctaaagtctaactggtgtcttttcaaatgttttgtctttagtttgattcttcttaaatgtttagttttgctcttttctcacattttattcttttctgtctgatttaattttgaaatgttttgtctttttaatttttaattgttgtttttcaaatgttttatcggcttgtttgaaaaatttccttttctttcccaatatttaatttttaaaataaatctttaaggtttttcttcttaaatgttttatcaccttttaatttttctttttaaatgcttcattgtattttctgtttaattcctatttaaagttttattgtctttaagatgtaattttctaattaaatatttaattttttaattaaggttcgggttttgtgtttttaaaggttttaataatcaaattaaatgtttcatattttttaaatgtttaatattgttcttgtttaattgtatttttaaatgtttaattatctaaaatatttcatgcttgtttaaaaaatgtttaatttcataattacatgttttgtatcttctgtttaattattcaattaaatattttgtctgtttaatataatttaattgtatttaatgtttagttttctttttaagttttattgtattaaatgtttttcctttgatttaattactttaatgtagtttatttctttaatcttttctttccatcagaatttcaaccttaaaaatgaaacaaacccttaaatcacaataaaatacttctgatgtcacaatcatgagttagtcagttattcagtttatcaattcaactttattagtttagaacctttcacacagatgaaaaaactacacaagcaaagagaaaaaaactgctaaaactaggattaaaactcagaaacatctttaaaatataagatttaacatggtaataaagtgtgttgtgttcaggggatagagggagtttattgaagtcttcttgggctcacagtaaatcatttaaaatagaaacttgatattcagtctaaggaaactgcagagcgacagaagaaccaacaatatctcctgttttctcctttaatgagtcgactcttct is a window of Acanthochromis polyacanthus isolate Apoly-LR-REF ecotype Palm Island chromosome 13, KAUST_Apoly_ChrSc, whole genome shotgun sequence DNA encoding:
- the chp2 gene encoding calcineurin B homologous protein 2, with protein sequence MGSSSSSTERIPDAQELMQETGFSAAHLVRLYERFEFLDKDDRGELRLDDFEAVSELAMNPIGDRIIGAFFSPGRETVDFPSFVRILAHFRPTDTNRTRNGRNGAQPEPANSRTSKLKFAFQLYDQDRDGKVSREELLQVLRMMLEMQVTEEQLQSIAERAIQEADLDRDDAISFDEFKKSLEKVDIEHKMSVRFLE